The nucleotide sequence CCAGCACGGCAGCAGCAGCAGCCACCAGCCGATCGGTCGCTCGATCCGGGCGAGCCGCAGATAGGGCCGCGCCGCCGCCGGCGCGAGCCGGTCGGCCCAATGGCCGGCGACCGCGTCGGCGACGCGGCCGGAGCCGGGCTCGGACGGAGAGGGCAAGAGTGCAGCGGCGCCGGCGGGTTAGAGCGCGCCGCTCAAAGCGCGCCCTGGGGCATGCGGAACGAGCCGGACAGGCCAGGGCCGCCCAGCAGGCCGCCGCCACCGCCGCCGTTCTGCGCCTGGGCCTTGGCCTGGGCTTCCATCTTCGAGGCCTGGGCGGCGATGCCGCAGACCTTGGTGCGGATCGTCGCGACCTTGTTGTGGTCGGCCTTGAAGCCTTCCGAGAACGAATCGGGGATCGAGCACCATTCCTTGTTGGCGGTGATCCACTTGATGCCGGTGGTGCCGTTGGCCTGAAGCTGGCCGAACAGGGAGCAGGCCTCCTGCGGCGTCATCTTCTTCTTGGAGTTCGAAGCCGAGTTGGCCTTGGCCACGAGGTTCTTGCGCTCGATCAGCGTCTTCTGGATCGCGCCGCAATCGGTGCCCGCCTGCTGCGGCACGGACTGGGCGGGCGCGGCCGGGGCCATCGGCGCGGGGATGCTCATCGGCGCGGCGGCCGATGGCGCGGGCTCGGCGGGGGTATCCATCGACGGCAGCGGCATGCCACCCATGCCGCCCATGCCCTGGGCCACAGCCGGCCCGGCCAGCAGGACAAGGCCGAGCAGAGCGGCGGCGGTCTTCGTCGGTGCAGTTATCCTGGCAGACATTCGGCCCGGTCCTTCTCCCCGCATGCCGCGACGGGTGTGCCCCCGATCCCGCAGCGCCTCCCCGGCGCGCCCCCCGGCGCTTGACGCGACGGGGCCGGCGGGGAGGCTTGAACGTGTTTCGATGCGGCAGTCTTCTGCGCACGGGATTGTGGCGCCAATGGTGCGTTCCGCCGCTGCGGGACTGCGGGCGTGGGAAACACTTCGAAACCCGCTGCACGTGGCATTTTCGCACCACCCGCCACGAGGGGCCGCACGGGATCCGATTGACAGCCGATGGCGGCCACGCGACGAGACCGTCCTGTCTGCGAGAGACCATGGCCGCCTACGACTTCACCGCCCCGCGCCTGTTCGTCGAAGCGGATCTGGCGGAAGGACTCGTCCTGCCGCTGGAGCGGGCGCAGGCGAACTATCTGCTCACCGTGCTGCGCCGCGCCGAGGGCGAGCCCGTCCTGCTGTTCAACGGGCGCGACGGCGAGTGGCGCGCCGAGATCGTGCCGCAGGGCCGCAAGAGCGCGGATCTGCGGGTCGTGGCACAGACCCGGCCGCAGCCGGCTCCGGCCGACCTGCACTACCTGTTCGCGCCCCTGAAGACTGGCCGGCTCGACTACGTGGCGCAGAAGGCGGTGGAGATGGGGGCCGGTCGCCTCCAGCCGGTCTTCACCCGCTTCACCCAAGGCGAGCGGATCAAGCTCGACCGGCTCCAGGCCAACGCGATCGAGGCGGCCGAGCAGTGCGGCATTCTCGCGATCCCCGACATCGGCGAGCCGGACCGGCTGCCGGCCTGCCTCGGCGCGCTCGCGCCCGAGCGCCTGCTCGTGTTCTGCGACGAGGACGCGCCCGTCACCGATCCGGTGGCAGCCCTGCGCGGGGCGGCCGACCCGGCCAAACCGCCGCCGCTCGCCGTTCTGGTCGGCCCCGAGGGCGGGTTCCACGCCGAGGAGCGCGCCCTGATCGCGGCCCGCCCCAACACGGTCGCCCTCTCGCTCGGTCCGCGCATCCTGCGAGCGGATACGGCGGCCGTGGCGGTGATGGCGCTGGTGCAGGCGGTGCTCGGCGACGCGCGGTGACCCGGCCCGCTTCGAGGATGTCTTAAAGAATGACGCTGCCCCGCATCCTCCTCCTGTCCCTGGGCGGGACGATCACCATGACCCGGAGCCTTGAGGGGGGGATCGTGCCGACGCTGACGGCGGCCGACCTCGCCGCCTCGGTGCCGGGACTTTCCGCGGTGGCGCGGATCGAGACGTTCTCCCCCCTGCGCCGGCCGAGCGCGGGACTCACCCTCGACGACCTGATCGGCGTGGCGCGCACGCTCGACGAGCGCCTCGCAGGTGATTGCGACGGCGCCGTGGTGATCCAGGGCACCGACACGATCGAGGAGACCGCGTTCGTCCTCGACACTCTGATTGCCGGCAACAAGCCCGTCGTCGTCACCGGAGCGATGCGCGGGCCGGAGAGCGCCGGGGCGGACGGGCCGGGCAACCTGCTGGCCGCGACCATCGTCGCGGGGAGCCCGGCGGCGCGGGGGCTCGGCGTGCTCGCCGTCCTCAACGACGAGATCCACGCCGCCCGCCTCGTACAGAAGGCCCACACCGCCCTCCCCTCGTCCTTCCGCTCGCCGCTGGCCGGCCCGCTCGGCCTCGTGATCGAGGGTGAGGCCCGGATCTTCTTGCGCCCGCAACGGGCCCCCGTCGTCGCCGGATCGTTGGGCGACGAACCGGTCCCTGTGGCGCTCCTGAAGATGGGCATCGGCGACGACGGGCGCCTGCTCGCCGCCCTGCCGGACCTCGGCTTCCGAGGCGTCGTGATCGAGGGGATGGGCGCGGGCCACGTCCCGGAGCCCCTTGCCGAGATCATCTCCGGCCTGGTCGAGCGGATTCCCGTCATCCTCGCCTCACGCGCGGAGACGGGCCCTGTGTTCTCGCGCACATACGGTTATCCCGGTGGCGAGATCGATTTGCTCGCCCGCGGCGTGCTCTCGGCCGGCATCCTGTCGGGGGTGAAGGCGCGGCTGCTGCTCCAGATCCTCCTTCGGGCCGGCGTCGATCGGGCGGTCTACGCCCCATACTTCGCGGATTCCGGACCACCGGGTTTGGCGCCGCAAACAGAAGCTTGAGGCATGTCTGCCATGCGGTCGGCGGGCGCGTTGTTCAGTCTTGCGGCGTCCTCTAAGGACACGACATCCGGTGAGGCCGCTGCCGGCCCCGTCCGGTGGCGGATCCTCGGCGCGCCGCTGATACCCTTCGACCGACGTTACCTTCGAGGCAGCGCATGGCGCGCGACACGTCCGACACGACCCCGCTGACCACGCGGGACGAACTGATCGCGTGGTTTTCCGCGGGCGAGAAGCCGCGCGAACGCTTCGCCATCGGCACCGAGCACGAGAAGATCCCGTTCTATACGGCCGACCACGCGCCCGTGCCCTACGAGGGCGAGCGCGGCATCCGGGCGCTCCTGGAAAATCTCGGCCGCGAGACCGGCTGGGAACCGATTCTCGACGGCGGCAACATCATCGGGCTCGCCAACAACGAGGGCGGCGGCGCGATCTCGATCGAGCCGGGCGGCCAGTTCGAGCTCTCCGGCGCACCGCTGCCCGACATCCACGCGACGGCGATCGAACTCGAGGAGCACCTCGCCGCGACGAAGCGCGCGGCGGAGCCCCTCGGCATCGGCTTCCTCGACCTCGGCATGAGTCCGAAATGGACCCGCGAGGCGACGCCGCAGATGCCCAAGAGCCGCTACCGCATCATGCGCAACTACATGCCGAAGGTGGGCAAGCTCGGCCTCGACATGATGCTGCGCACCGCCACCGTGCAGGTGAACGTCGATTTTGCTTCCGAGGCCGACATGGTGCGCAAGATGCGCGTCAGCCTCGCGCTCCAGCCCGTCGCCACCGCGCTGTTTGCCAATTCCCCCTTCACCGACGGCCGGCCCAACGGCTTCCTGTCGCGCCGCTCCGAGATCTGGCGCGACACCGATGCCGACCGCACCGGGATGCTCCCCTTCGCCTTCGACGATGGCTTCGGCTACGAGGCCTATGTCGACTGGCTGCTCGACGTGCCGATGTATTTCGTCAAGCGCGGCGAGACCTACCACGACGTCGCCGGTGCCTCGTTCCGCGACCTGATGGACGGGCGCCTCGCCCAATTGCCGGGCGAGCGGGCGACCGTCTCGGACTGGGCCAACCACGCCTCCACCGTCTTCCCGGAAGTCCGCCTCAAGCGCTTCCTCGAGATGCGCGGCGCCGATGTCGGCGGTCCGGCGATGATCGCGGCGCAATCGGCCTTCTGGGTCGGACTCCTCTACGACGAGACCGCGCTCTCTGCGGCCTGGGACCTCGTGCGCGGCTGGACCGCCAGCGAGCGGGAATCGATCCGTGCCGCCGTGCCGCGGCTAGGGCTCCATACCAGCATCGGCGGCCGCTGCCTCGGCGCGGTCGCGGCGGAGGCATTGGCCATCGCCCGCACCGGCCTGCAGGCGCGAGCGCGCCGCGACGGGAACGGGCGCGACGAGGCGGTCTATCTCCAGCCCCTGGAAGCAATCATCGCCGCCGGCCGCAGCCACGCCGAGGATCGGCTCGCCGATTACGAGGGCCCGTGGGAAAAGTCGGTGGATCCGGCCTTCACCGCCTGCACGTTCTGAAGTCGAGATCGGAGCACCAGGATGGGTCGGGTGCCGCCTGCGCGAACGCGCGTGCCGGCCCCGACCTGACCCGCCCGTAAAATTGCGCTGATCATTCGCCCGGCACGCCGCGGAGCCGGATGCGGCGAATTTTCCTTGCGGACAAGCTTTGCCGTTGGAACGCGTTCGGCACTGCGTTGTTCCTCTGCGTGTTCCTTAATGGCTAAGGAGTCCGCATCCATGTCCCGCATCACGACCCTGACGCTGGCCGGCCTCACCGCACTGGGCTTGACCGTGACGGCCGTCCCGTCGGCCGAAGCCGCGCCTCTGCCCGCGATGAAAGCCGCGCAGGTCGGCGGCGGCAACACCACCGTCGACACCGTCCATTGGCGGCGCGGCTACTACGGCGGCTATTACGGCCCCCGCTACGGCTATGGTTACGGCTATCGGCGCCGCAATGTCGGCGGCGCGCTGTTCGCGGGCGCGGCGCTCGGGCTGATCGGCGGGGCGATCGCCGCCAGCGCGGCGCCCCGCTACTACGGCTATCCGGCCTATGGCGGGTACTACGGCTATGGCCGCCCCGTCGGCTATTATGGCGGCTATGGCTACGGCTACCCGGCGTATGGTGGCTATTACGGCTACGGCCCCTACGGCTGGTAACAGCCCTTTCCAGCCATCCAGACGATCGCCCCGCCGGCCGGGTTCAGCCGGCGGGGTTTTTTCGTGCTATGCGCCGCTGCCATGCCCGAGATTCCGCAGGACGGCGCGGTCGAACTCGACCTCAGCGGCCTCAAATGCCCCCTCCCCGCCCTGCGCACGCGCAAGGCCCTGCGGGCGCTTGCGCCCGGGGCGCGCCTTGCCGTGACCGCGACCGACCCGCTCGCCGGGATCGACATCCCCAACGTCGTCCGCGAGGAAGGGGCGGCACTGGAGGCGCAGGAGCGGGACGGTCCTGCCGCGCGCTTCCTGATCCGCCGCGGCCCCGACCGGGCGCGCGAGCCAACCTGATCTCGAACAGCCCGATCCCAAACCAGCCCTCCCGAGGAGACGCCATGCCCCCCGAGATCCGCGGCACCCGCACCGTTCACGACGGTTGGGCCAGCTTCGTCGTCGCCGAGGTGACGACGCCCGAGGGCGCCGAGGTGACCCGCGAGATCGAGGATCACGGCGAGGCGGTCTGCGTGCTGCCCTACGATCCGGAGCGCCGGGTCGCCCTGCTGATCCGGCAATTCCGCGCCCCACCCTTCTTCACCGCGGGCGTGACCGATCTGCTCGAAGTGCCCGCGGGCCTCCTCGACGAGGCGGATCCGGCGGAGGGTGTGCGCCGAGAGGCCTTCGAGGAGACGGGACTGCGACTGTCGCATCTGGAACCGGTCTCCACGGTGTGGAGCCTGCCGGGGATCTCCACCGAGCGAATGCACCTGTTCCTCGCCCCCTACGCGGAGAGCGACCGTGAGGGGCCGGGCGGCGGCCTGGCCGAGGAGCACGAGGCGATCACTATCGTCGAGATGCCGCTCCCAACCCTCGCGGCCATGAGCGAGGCCGGCGAGATTACCGATATGAAGACGCTGGTGCTCCTGCTCGCCTTGCGCCTGCGCCGCCCCGAACTCTTCGCCTGACACGCCGGCTTGCGGACCGGCCGGCAGCGCCTATCATCCTTCTCGCGCGGAACGGGTTCTCTCGCACCCACGGAGGCCACCGCGCGGGAGATGCGCCCATGTCGTTCTTCATCGGGATCGCCGGCCCCTGGCTCGTGGTTTCCGCCCTCCTCCTGATGTGGCACCGGCGGGAAGAGGAGCGTCCGGCGCGGACCGTGCCCGCCGAGGCAGGCGGGTATCCGCCCCGCGCCTGAGGCTTCGTGGGCGGCCTCGTCCGTCGGTTCAAGGCCAGCCCTCTCCGGCATGGCGCTTCGGCCGCGCCGAACCAACGGCCACGCCGCGGGTTGTCGAGGCTCTGCGCCCCGTCGCGGCCCGAGGTCACCGGCTGGTCCGGACGACTGCGACGGATCCCGCGCATTCCGTTCGAACCCGACGCGCCGCTCTCTGCGGGGGCCGTCGAAGCTGGAGTGACGTATGGACATCGCCCTCGACAAGGTCACCGAGATCATCCTCCGGCTGCGGGCGGTCGAGGTGAAGGAAGGCGTGACCGATCCGGACTCGGGCTCCAACCCGACCGATGACGGCTCGATCGACATCCTGACCAGCGGCACCGACGACGCCACCGAGCAGGAGATCCGCAGCATGATCGCCGGGCTGAACGAGGACGAGCGGGCCGACCTCGGAGCGCTCCTCTATATCGGCCGCGGCGACTACGAGGCGGTGGAGTGGCGCACGGCGGTCGCCTTCGCCAAGGAGCGCGAGGCGGCGGGCGACACGGTGATACGCGAACTGCTCGGCACGCCGGACGGGGCCTCGCTGCTCGAGGAAGGCCTCGACGCGCTGGGCATTCCCATGGACCCGCCCGAGGCGACTTGAGGCGGCGGTCACGGTATCGGCGCGAAACGGGTGTTCCGCGCCGATACCCGATGACCGGTGAAACAGATCAGGGTTCGCAGGCCAGCGCCTTCGCACCGACGGCGACGAACTGCGCCGCGGTCCGCAACTCATCGCTGATCCGCGGCGTGCGGGCCACCACGGTGGCCTCCCTCGCCAGCCGGTCGTTGCAGGCGCAGGTGGGCAGCCCCTGTCCCACCGGCGGCGAGCAGGCATCGTGGTGCATGCAGGCCCGGTCGAGGGCATCGACCGGAGGAAGTCCGGCGCCGCGGCTGCCGGGGCCACAATAATTGCCGTGAAAGACCAGGGCGCCTTGCGGCAGCCCGTTGCCGAGATCGGGCGGGTTCGGCGCCTCGATGGCGGGGGTCTCGACCACCGGCGCGGCGACGGATTGAGCGGAAGCCGCCGACGGCGCGAGCGCCAGAAGCGCAGCCGACAAACCGGCGGCCAGGGAAAGGCGCCGGATGGCGGGGAAGGCAGGAGTGGTCACGGTCCAAGTCTCTCCGTTTGATACGCTCCCCTCAAAGCCTTCCGCGGGCCGGGCCGATCGCCCGTTTGGGAAGGCTGAGCCGTTCAAACGATTTTTCCCTGACTGCGGTTCATTATTTCAGGCAAGAAACAAGCCAGGAGCTTGCTTTTAGAATCGAGCGCTCAGGCCGCTGCTTGCCGAGGCGATTGCGGAGGTGGGCGCCGTCGAGAGACGCGATCAGCGGCCGCGCAGGATCAGCCGGTCGCCGCGAACCTCGTAGGAAGGCAGCCGATCGAGGAAGCTCTGACCGAGCAGGTTGGTCGTCAGCGCGCCCGGCCGGCTTACCATCGCGTCGACGTTGCGCTCGGTGATCGGCCCGACGGTGATCGCGTCGAGCCGGATCGGCGCCGTCAGCGCGGTGCCGTTGGCCGTTGAGACGCGCTGGGTGAAGGCGCTTTCCGGCGGGCGGATGCCGAGCCGCTCGGCGGTCGCGGCGGTGAGCACGACGCTGCTCGCCCCCGTGTCGAAGACGAAGCGCTCCTCGGCGCCGCCATTCACCGTGGCCAGCACCGAGAAATCGCCGTCGGAGCGGCGGGTGATCGTCACCTCGCCACCGGGGCCGAGGACGGCGGTGCCGGGGCGCAGCGCCCCGACCACGTTGGCGCCGACCTGCTGCGCGTCGTTGCGGTAGGTGTAACCGATGACGATCACCGCGCCGATGGCGAGCCAGATCAGGATCGAGCTCACGGTCCTTCCCGGCATCGCGAGCGCCTGCCGCCAGCGCCCGGCGGTGAGCAGCAGCAGCAGCGCCGTCGCCGAGACGAGTCCGGCGACTTGATCCGAATCGAGCCCCATCACCGGGCCGCCATCGTGGTTGGCGATCAGGACGACGAGGCCGATCCCGAGGATGGCGAGGCCGGCCCACATCATCACACGCGGATCTCCCGCTGAGGGTAGGCCCGTCGCAACCGCTCGGGCAGCACCGCCATGACCGCCAGACGCTGCGGCTCGGAGAGCGAACCCCACAGCCCGATCTCCTCGCGCGTGCGGCCGCAGCCCTCGCACAGGCCGGTCACGGCATCGAGCACGCAGACCTTGGTGCAGGGTGAGGAGGGTTTGTTCGCAGGAGTCGCCAGCATCGTCCGTGCAGATGGGACGGAGCGGGGCCGTGAATCAAGGCCTGACCGGCAACCTCATGCCTCCCGCGGGTCGTCGGACGGGCTGCGCTTCAACCATTGGATCGGGTGGATGAGGATGCGCGTGCCCACATCGCCCTCCCACCGGGTCCGCAACCCTTGCGCTTCCATCGCCGCCACGATCTCGGCGGCGATGGCGGCCCTGGTGTCGTCGCGGTCGTCGAACGAGCCGAAGGCGAGGTAGAGCCCCTGGCCGAAGACGACCGCCTCGACATCCTGCCCGTGATAGAACACGAACCCGCGCGAGGCGCGCCCGCGCTCCTTGCGCCGGTGATAGACCTCGGCCGCGTCCGAGATCCCGTCGGAGCGGGTGTAGCCGGCGCAATGCAGCGCGATGATGCCGGCGGCGTCGAGTCTGTCGAAGGCGATGGCGAGACGGTCGAAATCCGTCTCCAGCGGCCAAGTCGCCTCGTCGGCCCGCTTGCGCGCGAAGGCGCGGGCCACTTCCGCCTCGACCCAGCGACGATCGTCGGCCGCGATCACGTCGGGGTTCAGATACGCGTCGAGGATCGTCTCGCGCGTCGAGGCCTCCGTCTCGAAGCCGCCGCGGGCCAGGATCTCGATCTGCTCGGCCGTGTCGGCCCGGTCGATCTTCTCGACGGGCGTATCGGAGGGCGTCCGGACCGGTGCCTCGGCCCGTCGGCCGGCAAGGAGTCGACGGAGGATCTTCAGCATCGTGCGGACCTCGCCTACGCCGTCGCAGCCACCAGAGCCAGCAGCACGGTGATCTCGCCGATCTGCTGGCAGGCGCCGACGACATCGCCGGTCTGGCCGCCGATCTTCCGCTCGGCGAGCGCGCTCAGGCCGAAGGCCGCGAGCGGTGCGAGGATCAGTGCGAGGACGAGGCCGAGCGCCGGCAGGCCGAGGGCGGCGGCGATCCCGGCCAGGATCAGGCAGAGCAGCCCGGCAATTCCGAGCGTGGCTCGGCTGGGCCGGCCGACCGCGGCACCCGCACCGCCGGGACGGGCGGGATCGAGGATCGCGAGAGGGATCAGCGCCACCGTCCGCGACAGGGCGGCGGCGAAGAGGAGCGCGGCCGCGGCGAGCGTGCCGGAGCGATCCAGCAGGGTCGCGAGCATCGCCGCCCGCAGCGCCAACCCGAGGAACAGCGCGGTGCCGCCATAGGCGCCGATGCGGCTGTCGCGCATGATTTCCAGGCTGCGCTCGCGGCTCTGCCCACCGCCGAACCCGTCGGCGACGTCGGCCAGGCCGTCCTCGTGCATGGCGCCGGTGATGAGCGCGAGGGCGACCAGCGCCAGGGCGGCGGCGACGAACGGCCCGAGCCGGATCTCCCAGGCGAGCACCAGCACCAGGGCGGCGGGCACCGCGATCAGCAGCCCGGCGAGCGGCAGCACCCGGGGCACGGTGCGGAAATCCGGTGCGGCATAGGGCGCCGGCTCGTCGGGCAGGGGCGGGATCGGCAGGCGGGTGAAGAAGCGAAGGCAGGCGGCGAGGTCGTAGACCCAGTCCGCGCCGGGAAAGGGCGGTCCGGGATCGCGGCCGCTGCGCTCGATCATTCCGTCCCCCTTCGTCCGGCCGCCTGGACCCGCGGGCCCATCCGCTTTTATAGCGCCGGGAGCCTCCTGCCTGCTACGCGGCGCCGTCGTCTATCCGGTGGCAATTCCCGCGCCGATCGGGCGACCTCCTTTCGCGGTGGCCCCGCCCCCGACGCGCACGAGATCTCCCATGACCTCAGACCAAGCCGCCTCCCCCTTCGCCGACATCCGCCGCCTGCTGACCGAGATGCCCGGCCCGGACGGGGACGCGGTCGCCGCGATTCGCGCGCGCGACGCGCAGCTCACCAAGCCGCCGGGGTCGCTCGGGCGGCTCGAAGGGTTCGTGGAGTGGCTCGGGGCGTGGCAGGGCAAGGCCAAGCCTACCCTCGACCGGCCTATGGTCTGCGTCTTCGCCGGCAGCCACGGCGTGGTGGAGCGCGGCGTCTCGGCCTTCCCGGCCGCGGTCAACCGCCAGATGCTCGAGAATTTCGCCGCCGGGGGCGCGGCGATCAACCAGCTCTGCGCCGCCTACGGCCTCGGCTTCCGGGTGTTCGACCTCGCCGTCGATCTGCCGACCGGCGACATCTGCTCCGGCCCGGCGCTGGACGAGAAGGGCTGCGTGGCCACCATGGCCTTCGGCATGGAGGCGGTGGCCGCGGGCACCGATTGCCTCGCGGTCGGCGAGATGGGCATCGGCAACACCACGGTCGCGGCGGCGATCTACGCCGCGCTCTACGGCGGCGAGGCCGAGCACTGGGTCGGACGCGGCACCGGGCTCGACGCGGCCGGCCTGGCCCGCAAGGCGCAGGCCGTGCGCCTGGCGCTCGAGACCCACAAGGATCATCTGAGCGACCCGTTGGGGGTGCTGGCGCGCCTCGGCGGCCGCGAGATCGCGGCAATGGCCGGCGCCATCCTCGCCGCGCGGCTGCAGCGGGTGCCGGTGGTGCTCGACGGTTACGTGGCCACCGCCGCGGCCGCCGTGCTGCACTCTGCCGACCCGCACGCCCTCGACCATTGCCTCGCCGGCCATCGTTCGGCGGAAGGCGCGCATGGCGAGGTGCTGGAGCGGCTCGGCCTCACGCCCGTCCTCTCGCTCGACATGCGGCTGGGCGAAGCCTCGGGCGCGGCGCTGGCCCTCGGCCTGTTGAAGGGCGCGCTCGCCTGCCACCGCGACATGGCGACGTTCGAGCAGGCGGGGGTTTCGGGCAAGAGCGCGGACTAGACGTCTTTTCAGTCGAGGGGCTTGGCAAACTCATCCCCCTCAGGCCGAGGTGCCGAGCCAAGGCTCGGCCTCGAAGCACGGCCGAACGGTCGATCCCGAACAGCGATCCTGTCGCGTCGGTCTGGCAGGAGAAGCGTCGCGGCGTGCTTCGAGGCTGCTGCACCGCTCATCAGCTTGAGGACCGTGGTGACTGGCTGAACCGGTTGGTCGAACAGTGGCCGAAACCTCCGTCAGGCCGCCCGCGCGCGCTTGGCCGGCCCCGTCTCGGCCGGGACCCTCTCGGCACCGAGATTCATGGCGGGCAGAGTGTCCATGCCGCGGCTGGCCGGGAAGGTGACGATCACCTCGGTGCCCTCGCGGGGCTTCGACTTGAGCTGGAAGCCGCCGCCGTGGAGGTCGATCAGGCCCTTCACGATCGGCAGCCCCAGGCCCGAGCCCTGCTCGGCGGTCTTGATCGCGAGCGAGCCGCGCCCGAACGAGGACATCACCGTGCCGAGTTCGTCCTCGGGAATGCCGGGGCCGGAATCCTTGACGCTGACATACTGCCCGCCCGACGAGGTCCATCCGACCTTGATCGTGATCTCGCCGCCGGGCGGGGTGAACTTCACCGCATTCGAGAGCAGGTTGAGCACGATCTGGCGCAGCGCCCGCTCGTCCGCCCAGAGACGGGGCAGGGAATCGTCGATGAGGCTCGTGAAGGTCTGACCCTTGCTGCGGGCGCGCAGGGTCATCATGTGGCGGCACTCCTCGACCGTGTGGGCGAGCTGCACCGCCTCCTCGCTCAGGTCGTAGCGCCCGGCCTCGATACGCGAGAGATCGAGGATCTCGTTGATGAGGTTCAGCAGGTGCATCCCGCTGTCGTGGATGTCGGTGGCGTATTCCCGGTAGGCCGGGGCAGTGTGGGCGCCGAACACCTCGTTCTTCATCACCTCCGAGAAGCCGAGGATGGCGTTGAGCGGCGTGCGCAGCTCGTGGCTCATGGTGGCGAGGAAGCGGGACTTGGCGAGGTTGGCTTCCTCCGCCCGCCGCCGCGCCTCGTCGGAATTGGCCTTGGCCTGTTCGAGTTCGGCGAAGATCGCGTCCTTCTCCGCTCGTGACTGCAGGGTGCCGACGGCGGAGGCGTAGAGGCGGCGCGCGAGGCCCGCGAAGAAGACTTGGCTCGCCACCGTCATCGCGACGAGGAGCATCGTGTCCATGTCGCGGGAGAAGATCAGCAGCGACAGGGCCGCCAGCATCAGCGGAAGCAGGCCGGACAGGGCGGCGACCGGCACGGTCGCGGCGAGCATCGTCGTCACCGCCGCGACGATGACGAGGCCAAACAGCGCGAGGGTATGGGAATCGGGAACGCCGACGAGGAGCAGCATCGCCCAGGCGAGGCTCTGGCCGAACTCGGCGGCGATGAAGAGGCGCCCCCAGCGCTTGAGGGGCAGGCTCTCCGGCGCCTGCCGAAGGAAGCGGCGGCTCAGGAGCAGCATCATCGCTGTGGCGGCCAGCGCTCCGGCCGCCCAGAACGCCGCGGTCAC is from Methylorubrum sp. B1-46 and encodes:
- a CDS encoding HAMP domain-containing sensor histidine kinase — protein: MADLTAEMVQRGRGPSSQEVAKRRGIARDMRSARERLTSTSGLERAFDYELLRLYAQYRVGAGIPLLVLALVVAGASSIWVPAVTAAFWAAGALAATAMMLLLSRRFLRQAPESLPLKRWGRLFIAAEFGQSLAWAMLLLVGVPDSHTLALFGLVIVAAVTTMLAATVPVAALSGLLPLMLAALSLLIFSRDMDTMLLVAMTVASQVFFAGLARRLYASAVGTLQSRAEKDAIFAELEQAKANSDEARRRAEEANLAKSRFLATMSHELRTPLNAILGFSEVMKNEVFGAHTAPAYREYATDIHDSGMHLLNLINEILDLSRIEAGRYDLSEEAVQLAHTVEECRHMMTLRARSKGQTFTSLIDDSLPRLWADERALRQIVLNLLSNAVKFTPPGGEITIKVGWTSSGGQYVSVKDSGPGIPEDELGTVMSSFGRGSLAIKTAEQGSGLGLPIVKGLIDLHGGGFQLKSKPREGTEVIVTFPASRGMDTLPAMNLGAERVPAETGPAKRARAA